From a single Sphingosinicellaceae bacterium genomic region:
- a CDS encoding methyltransferase domain-containing protein, producing the protein MDGDDVAPEVFAAVMHDLAKVNTVTMARPPTLAWLAKAATGMDSFSVLDVGFGDGDMLRAVARKFGSRARLTGIDINPRSAPAAQAVTPAGMTIDYRTGDAFALTERFDFIVSSLTAHHMDDAGLVVFLRWMEQAAGRGWFVNDLHRHWLAWRGFQLLSWAARWHDFVRHDGAVSVTRSFRRADWERLLASAGIDRRIVTVAWKLPFRLCVGRVR; encoded by the coding sequence ATGGACGGCGACGACGTCGCGCCCGAGGTGTTCGCCGCGGTGATGCACGATCTCGCCAAGGTCAACACGGTGACGATGGCGCGGCCGCCGACGCTGGCGTGGCTGGCGAAGGCGGCGACAGGCATGGACAGCTTCAGCGTCCTCGATGTCGGCTTCGGCGACGGTGACATGCTGCGGGCCGTGGCGCGCAAGTTCGGGTCGCGGGCGCGGCTGACCGGCATCGACATCAACCCGCGCAGTGCGCCTGCCGCGCAGGCCGTGACCCCGGCCGGCATGACGATCGACTATCGCACCGGCGATGCCTTCGCGCTGACCGAGCGGTTCGACTTCATCGTCAGCTCGCTGACCGCGCATCACATGGACGACGCCGGGCTGGTCGTGTTCTTGCGCTGGATGGAGCAGGCGGCGGGGCGCGGCTGGTTCGTCAACGACCTGCACCGGCACTGGCTGGCATGGCGCGGCTTCCAGCTATTGAGCTGGGCGGCGCGCTGGCACGATTTCGTCCGCCACGACGGCGCGGTGTCGGTGACCCGCAGCTTCCGCCGCGCCGACTGGGAGCGGCTGCTCGCCTCGGCCGGCATCGACCGCAGGATCGTCACCGTCGCGTGGAAGCTGCCGTTCCGGCTGTGCGTCGGCCGGGTGCGGTGA
- a CDS encoding cryptochrome/photolyase family protein, with protein sequence MKTLVPILGDQLSHGVASLRGLDPDATVVLLAELQDEATYVHHHKKKIALLFSAMRHFADELREAGWAVDYVTLDAAGNTGSFTGEVSRALARHGAGGIRVVEAGEWRVQAMLDGWAAALNVPVEILPDDRFLCSKAEFAEWAGARKRLVMEDFYREMRKRTGLLMSFGKPVGTRWNFDADNRKTPPRGLNYPGVAVFEPDAITRDVLALVGAHFPSHFGDLEPFGFAVTRAQALLALDHFLANALPRFGDYQDAMIEGQPHLWHAALSPYINCGLLEAREVVDAAARAYAEGHVPLNAAEGFIRQIIGWREYVRGIYWHAGPAYAESNALDATRDLPAFYWTGETRMRCVAQSVGQVQSHAYNHHIQRLMVLGNFAMLAGIEPRQVEEWYLIVYADAYEWVELPNVHGMSLFADGGILGSKPYAGGGAYIDRMSDHCKRCTYDVKAKVGPDACPFNALYWDFLARHRDRLKGNQRLWRMYDGWDRFTPERQAETRASAAAFLAELPARSRAWTG encoded by the coding sequence GTGAAGACCCTCGTCCCCATCCTCGGCGACCAGCTCAGCCACGGCGTCGCCAGCCTGCGCGGGCTCGACCCCGACGCCACCGTCGTCCTCCTCGCCGAGTTGCAGGACGAGGCGACCTACGTCCACCACCACAAGAAGAAGATCGCGCTGCTGTTCAGCGCGATGCGGCACTTCGCCGACGAGCTGCGCGAGGCCGGCTGGGCGGTCGACTATGTGACGCTCGATGCAGCCGGCAACACCGGCAGCTTCACCGGCGAGGTTTCGCGAGCTCTGGCACGGCACGGCGCGGGCGGCATCCGCGTCGTCGAGGCGGGCGAGTGGCGGGTGCAAGCGATGCTCGACGGCTGGGCGGCGGCGCTGAACGTGCCGGTCGAGATCCTCCCCGACGACCGCTTCCTGTGCTCGAAGGCGGAGTTCGCGGAGTGGGCGGGCGCCCGCAAGCGCCTGGTCATGGAGGACTTCTACCGCGAGATGCGCAAGCGCACCGGGTTGCTGATGAGCTTCGGCAAGCCGGTGGGCACGCGCTGGAACTTCGACGCCGACAACCGCAAGACGCCGCCGCGCGGGCTCAACTACCCCGGTGTCGCGGTGTTCGAGCCGGATGCGATCACCCGCGACGTGCTGGCGCTGGTCGGCGCGCATTTCCCCAGCCACTTCGGGGACCTCGAGCCGTTCGGCTTCGCGGTGACGCGGGCGCAGGCGTTGCTGGCGCTCGACCACTTCCTCGCCAACGCCCTGCCGCGCTTCGGCGACTATCAGGACGCGATGATCGAGGGGCAGCCGCACCTGTGGCACGCCGCGCTCAGCCCCTACATCAACTGCGGGCTGCTGGAGGCGCGCGAGGTCGTCGACGCCGCCGCGCGCGCCTACGCCGAGGGCCACGTGCCGCTCAACGCCGCGGAAGGGTTCATCCGCCAGATCATCGGCTGGCGCGAGTATGTGCGGGGCATCTACTGGCACGCCGGCCCCGCCTATGCGGAGAGCAACGCGCTGGACGCCACCCGCGACCTGCCCGCGTTCTACTGGACCGGCGAGACCCGGATGCGGTGCGTCGCCCAGTCGGTCGGGCAGGTCCAGAGCCACGCCTACAACCACCACATCCAGCGCCTGATGGTGCTCGGCAACTTCGCCATGCTGGCCGGCATCGAGCCACGCCAGGTCGAGGAATGGTACCTCATCGTCTACGCCGACGCGTACGAGTGGGTCGAGCTGCCCAACGTCCACGGCATGAGCCTGTTCGCGGACGGCGGCATCCTCGGGTCCAAGCCCTATGCCGGCGGCGGCGCGTACATCGACCGCATGTCGGATCACTGCAAGCGCTGCACCTACGACGTGAAAGCCAAGGTCGGCCCCGACGCCTGCCCGTTCAACGCATTGTACTGGGACTTCCTGGCGCGCCACCGCGACCGGCTCAAAGGCAACCAGCGGCTGTGGCGGATGTACGACGGCTGGGACCGCTTCACGCCCGAGCGGCAGGCCGAGACGCGGGCGAGCGCCGCGGCGTTCCTGGCCGAGCTGCCGGCGCGGTCGCGCGCGTGGACCGGCTGA
- a CDS encoding DUF3147 family protein: protein MLYLALKALISGIVIAAVSEIAKRNPGFGALVASLPLVSVLGMIWLWRDKPDAANMADHAQATFWFVLPSLPMFLVIPALLRAGVPFWAALIAGCVLTIVLYSLMVWAGPRLGLRL from the coding sequence ATGCTCTACCTCGCCCTCAAGGCCCTGATCTCCGGCATCGTCATCGCCGCCGTCTCCGAGATCGCCAAGCGCAACCCCGGCTTCGGGGCGCTGGTCGCGTCGCTGCCCCTGGTCTCGGTGCTCGGCATGATCTGGCTGTGGCGCGACAAGCCTGACGCCGCCAACATGGCCGACCACGCGCAGGCGACGTTCTGGTTCGTGCTGCCGTCGCTGCCGATGTTCCTGGTGATCCCCGCCCTGCTCCGCGCCGGCGTGCCGTTCTGGGCGGCACTGATCGCCGGGTGCGTGCTGACCATCGTCTTGTATTCGCTGATGGTGTGGGCCGGGCCGCGGTTGGGATTGCGCCTCTAG
- a CDS encoding glucose 1-dehydrogenase, with the protein MVSQTRLGEDTVDRLKGKIALVTGAASGLGAAMAAKFIAEGAKVVLTDINGAGADAGARALGPNAVAVAHDVTEPDQWQAALDFAEAKFGGLHILVNNAGIAAGTTVEDTSFEDWRRVHSIDLDSVFYGCKLALPLMARTVKETGVRGSILNISSIAGVIAAANSAAYNSAKAAVRHLTKSVALHCAKRRYDITCNSIHPVFIDTPILSALTGALGREEGLAKLGRQIPLGKVGEPDDIAWAAVYLVSDEAKFVTGHGLYVDGGISAM; encoded by the coding sequence ATGGTATCGCAAACACGACTTGGGGAAGACACTGTGGACCGTCTAAAAGGCAAGATCGCGCTCGTTACGGGTGCCGCTTCGGGGCTCGGCGCGGCGATGGCGGCGAAGTTCATCGCCGAGGGCGCGAAGGTCGTGCTGACCGACATCAACGGCGCGGGTGCCGATGCCGGGGCGCGGGCGCTCGGGCCGAACGCGGTTGCCGTGGCGCACGACGTTACCGAACCCGACCAGTGGCAGGCGGCGCTCGACTTTGCCGAGGCCAAGTTCGGCGGGCTGCACATCCTGGTCAACAACGCCGGGATCGCAGCAGGGACCACGGTCGAGGACACGAGCTTCGAGGACTGGCGGCGGGTCCACTCGATCGACCTCGACAGCGTCTTCTACGGCTGCAAGCTGGCGCTGCCGCTGATGGCGCGGACGGTGAAGGAGACCGGGGTGCGCGGGTCGATCCTCAACATCTCGTCGATCGCCGGTGTCATCGCGGCGGCCAACAGCGCCGCGTACAACTCGGCCAAGGCCGCCGTTCGCCACCTGACCAAGTCGGTGGCGCTGCACTGCGCCAAGCGCCGCTACGACATCACCTGCAACTCGATCCACCCGGTCTTCATCGACACGCCGATCCTGTCGGCGCTGACGGGCGCGCTCGGGCGCGAGGAGGGGCTGGCCAAGCTTGGGCGGCAGATCCCGCTCGGCAAGGTCGGTGAGCCCGACGACATCGCGTGGGCGGCGGTCTACCTGGTCAGCGACGAGGCCAAGTTCGTTACCGGCCACGGGCTGTACGTCGATGGCGGCATCTCGGCGATGTGA
- a CDS encoding VIT family protein: MSAATRGSHQRHEQHRITRIGWLRAAVLGANDGLLSTASLIVGVAAAAVAPGQILVTGIAGLVAGSMSMAAGEYVSVSSQADIEAAERNLERHELAVDPAAERVELCAIYVERGLDPALAGQVADQLMAHDALGAHMRDELGLSDTTAARPVQAALASAASFAIGAALPIATVALAPAAVLSAVVFAVTLAGLAVLGAVGARAGGAPMLRPTLRVLFWGALAMGVTVGIGRVIGAAV; encoded by the coding sequence GTGAGCGCCGCCACGCGGGGGAGTCACCAGCGGCACGAGCAACACCGGATCACCCGGATCGGCTGGCTGCGCGCTGCCGTGCTCGGGGCCAACGACGGGCTGCTGTCGACCGCGAGCCTGATCGTCGGGGTCGCCGCTGCGGCGGTCGCGCCCGGCCAGATCCTGGTGACCGGGATTGCCGGGCTGGTCGCCGGGTCGATGTCGATGGCGGCGGGCGAGTATGTCTCGGTCAGTTCGCAGGCGGACATCGAGGCGGCTGAGCGCAACCTCGAGCGCCACGAGCTGGCGGTCGATCCCGCCGCGGAGCGTGTCGAGCTGTGCGCGATCTACGTCGAGCGCGGCCTCGATCCGGCGCTCGCCGGTCAGGTTGCCGACCAGTTGATGGCGCACGACGCGCTCGGTGCCCACATGCGTGACGAGCTTGGCCTGTCGGACACCACGGCGGCACGGCCGGTACAGGCGGCACTGGCATCGGCGGCCTCGTTTGCGATCGGGGCGGCGTTGCCGATCGCCACGGTCGCGCTCGCTCCGGCGGCCGTGCTGTCGGCGGTGGTGTTCGCAGTGACGCTGGCCGGGCTGGCGGTGCTCGGCGCAGTCGGGGCACGGGCCGGCGGCGCGCCAATGCTCAGGCCGACCCTCCGGGTCCTGTTCTGGGGTGCGCTGGCGATGGGCGTGACGGTCGGGATCGGCCGGGTCATCGGAGCCGCGGTGTGA
- a CDS encoding type III polyketide synthase — protein sequence MAQAHINRIGTATPPHDVHDAFVQFAGRVLNERRDQAVFKRMNSRSGIDHRYSYFKPVDNPDGFGSDTEGFYVPGAYPSTGVRMARFELTAPKLAMAAIDALGLDGERERITHLVVASCTGFIAPGLDQLIVKLAGLNPSVERTVVGFMGCYAAVNATRLAHHFVRSEPKSRVLVVNLELCTLHFQETQDLERLLSLLLFGDGCAATLITADETGLALRDYRAATIEDSGEAITWRIGDQGFDMHLSGEVPGKIARALKYENDRNDDGGLLRGTRPADYDLWAVHGGGRTILDAVESGFDLPPGKLDWSRGVLRDYGNMSSATIMFVLNRILGQIGKSVAKASEGFGVAFGPGLAAESFRFTAVG from the coding sequence ATGGCGCAGGCGCATATCAACCGGATCGGCACCGCGACGCCGCCCCATGACGTCCACGATGCGTTCGTCCAGTTCGCCGGGCGCGTACTGAACGAACGCCGCGACCAGGCGGTGTTCAAGCGCATGAACTCGCGCTCCGGGATCGACCACCGCTATTCCTACTTCAAGCCGGTCGACAACCCCGACGGCTTCGGCTCCGACACCGAAGGTTTCTACGTTCCCGGGGCCTACCCCTCGACCGGCGTGCGGATGGCGCGTTTCGAGCTGACCGCGCCCAAGCTGGCGATGGCGGCGATCGATGCGCTCGGCCTCGACGGCGAGCGTGAGCGGATCACGCACCTGGTCGTCGCCTCGTGCACCGGCTTCATCGCGCCCGGGCTCGACCAGCTGATCGTCAAGCTGGCGGGGCTCAACCCGTCGGTCGAGCGTACGGTCGTGGGCTTCATGGGCTGCTATGCCGCCGTCAACGCGACCCGGCTGGCGCATCACTTCGTCCGCTCGGAGCCGAAGTCGCGGGTGCTCGTCGTCAACCTCGAGCTGTGCACGCTGCACTTCCAGGAGACGCAGGACCTCGAGCGGCTGCTGTCGCTGCTATTGTTCGGCGACGGCTGCGCGGCGACGCTGATCACTGCGGACGAGACCGGCCTCGCGCTCCGCGATTACCGCGCCGCGACGATCGAGGATTCAGGCGAGGCGATCACCTGGCGGATTGGCGACCAGGGCTTCGACATGCACCTGTCGGGCGAGGTCCCGGGCAAGATCGCGCGCGCGCTCAAGTACGAGAACGACCGCAACGACGACGGCGGGCTGCTGCGCGGCACGAGGCCGGCGGACTACGACCTGTGGGCCGTGCACGGCGGCGGCCGGACCATCCTCGATGCGGTCGAGAGCGGCTTCGACCTTCCGCCGGGGAAGCTCGACTGGTCGCGCGGCGTGCTCCGCGACTATGGCAACATGAGTTCCGCGACGATCATGTTCGTGCTGAACCGCATCCTCGGCCAGATCGGCAAGTCGGTCGCCAAGGCGAGCGAGGGTTTCGGCGTCGCCTTCGGCCCGGGACTGGCGGCGGAGAGCTTCCGCTTTACGGCGGTGGGGTGA
- a CDS encoding P1 family peptidase: MIAVMTDRFSDVHGLDVGHADDPHARTGVSVILPHAPVVMGVDVRGGAPGTRETDALAPDTLVERVHALVLSGGSVFGLAAADAVAVALSRRGIGLEAGPLRIPVVPAAILFDLTNGGDKGWDEPPYRTLALAAMGALDDRSGPVGAGAGARAGSRPGGIGSVSVLAPSGHRVGALVAVNSFGEAYAGEPPSGDVPLPKLDRARSLAGRESTCIGVIATDAPLTRAQATRLAAMAHDGLARSIRPVHTMFDGDCLFALSTAPEGLAPVDSLGLSILGTLAADMVAKAVRRAVFG; the protein is encoded by the coding sequence ATGATCGCGGTGATGACAGACCGCTTCAGCGACGTACACGGACTAGACGTCGGCCATGCCGACGACCCGCACGCCCGCACCGGGGTCAGCGTCATCCTGCCCCACGCGCCGGTGGTCATGGGAGTCGATGTCCGCGGCGGCGCGCCCGGCACGCGCGAGACCGATGCGCTGGCCCCCGACACGCTGGTCGAGCGGGTGCATGCGCTCGTGCTCAGCGGTGGCTCGGTGTTCGGGCTGGCGGCGGCGGACGCGGTCGCGGTCGCGCTGTCGCGGCGCGGGATCGGGCTGGAGGCCGGGCCGTTGCGAATCCCGGTGGTGCCCGCGGCGATCCTGTTCGACCTGACCAACGGCGGCGACAAGGGCTGGGACGAGCCGCCGTACCGCACGCTGGCGCTCGCCGCGATGGGCGCGCTCGACGACCGCTCGGGGCCGGTCGGCGCGGGAGCCGGCGCAAGGGCAGGCAGCCGACCCGGCGGTATCGGCAGCGTTTCCGTGCTCGCGCCCTCGGGCCACCGGGTCGGCGCGCTGGTCGCGGTCAACAGCTTCGGGGAGGCCTATGCCGGCGAGCCGCCGTCGGGCGACGTGCCGCTGCCCAAGCTCGACCGCGCCCGCAGCCTCGCGGGGCGCGAAAGCACCTGCATCGGGGTCATCGCCACCGACGCACCGCTGACGCGGGCGCAGGCGACGCGACTGGCGGCGATGGCGCACGACGGCCTCGCGCGCTCGATCCGCCCGGTCCACACGATGTTCGACGGCGACTGCCTGTTCGCGCTGTCGACCGCGCCTGAGGGCCTGGCGCCGGTCGACTCGCTGGGGCTCAGCATCCTCGGCACGCTCGCGGCCGACATGGTCGCGAAGGCGGTCCGGCGCGCGGTGTTCGGCTAG
- a CDS encoding cytochrome P450 produces the protein MGAYLTKLDGLAPAARWTQARAWLFDEPMPFFAELRAERPVLALPELTLATSYADCSLILRRHLSFQVDLYKPKQGDYWMAQDETPVHVREKSVMRAILDRSEIPAMRDFIATTAAARLTAGKGTIDATHGLARGVALSLVEEWFGFEHADRQAMFEWSYWNQQDAFHNQPFDHRPDSAEIIAKRSDAGVMMGLYLAALVAAKTVEVKLGHGGDRSVARLLRVFFSGGLSPDFDIKRVIFNVGGLLIGAVETTNHCVTNALAEIFARPDVLARAKIAALDPDPGKFDGFALEALRFNPAFPYFFRTAHRDVVLSGGSDHAATIPNGATVLAVTHSAMQDEQVYPDPTRFDETRAQGDSFTFGQGIHECLGKAIGNALVVETVRQVLRLKDVHAAAPVVWKGGVPEQWQLGWTV, from the coding sequence ATGGGCGCGTATTTGACCAAGCTGGACGGACTCGCCCCGGCGGCGCGCTGGACGCAGGCGCGGGCCTGGCTGTTCGACGAGCCGATGCCGTTCTTCGCCGAGCTTCGCGCCGAGCGCCCGGTGCTGGCGCTGCCCGAACTGACGCTGGCCACAAGTTACGCGGATTGCTCGCTGATCCTGCGCCGCCACCTGAGCTTCCAGGTCGACCTGTATAAGCCCAAGCAGGGCGACTACTGGATGGCGCAGGACGAGACCCCGGTCCACGTCCGCGAGAAGTCGGTGATGCGCGCCATCCTCGACCGCAGCGAAATCCCGGCGATGCGCGACTTCATCGCCACCACTGCAGCCGCCCGCCTGACCGCCGGCAAAGGCACCATCGATGCCACCCACGGCCTCGCGCGCGGCGTCGCGCTGAGCCTTGTCGAGGAGTGGTTCGGGTTCGAGCACGCCGACCGGCAGGCAATGTTCGAATGGTCCTACTGGAACCAGCAGGACGCGTTCCACAACCAGCCCTTCGACCACCGCCCCGACAGCGCCGAAATTATCGCGAAGCGCAGCGATGCAGGCGTCATGATGGGCCTCTACCTCGCCGCGCTGGTCGCGGCGAAGACCGTCGAGGTCAAGCTCGGGCACGGCGGCGACCGGTCGGTGGCGCGGCTGCTCAGGGTGTTCTTCTCGGGCGGGCTCAGCCCCGACTTCGACATCAAGCGCGTGATCTTCAACGTCGGCGGACTGCTGATCGGCGCCGTCGAGACCACTAACCACTGCGTCACCAACGCGCTCGCGGAGATCTTCGCGCGGCCCGATGTCCTGGCCCGCGCCAAGATTGCCGCGCTCGATCCCGACCCCGGCAAGTTCGACGGCTTCGCGCTCGAGGCGCTGCGCTTCAACCCGGCATTCCCGTATTTCTTTCGCACCGCCCACCGCGACGTCGTGCTGTCGGGCGGTAGCGACCACGCCGCGACGATCCCGAACGGCGCGACGGTGCTCGCGGTCACCCACAGCGCGATGCAGGACGAGCAGGTCTATCCCGACCCGACGCGCTTCGACGAAACCCGCGCGCAGGGCGACAGCTTCACCTTCGGGCAGGGCATCCACGAGTGCCTCGGCAAGGCGATCGGCAACGCGCTGGTCGTCGAGACGGTGCGGCAGGTGCTGCGCCTGAAGGACGTCCACGCCGCCGCGCCGGTGGTGTGGAAGGGGGGCGTACCGGAACAATGGCAATTGGGGTGGACGGTATGA
- a CDS encoding sulfite exporter TauE/SafE family protein: protein MRPRAVLYVLLFLAGIWAGAQNALAGGGSFITLPALIASGLDPRAANITSTLALFPGQVTTGWAGRSLVAGAERLSFRTLAIISLLGGIAGAFLLLQTPSKVFAAMVPWLVLAATALFAWSSFGPKPKVARDPPPAWVSGLIQSVIAVYGGFFGGGAGIMTLAALTLARMPVRNAAGTKNVLVGLANISAAVIFAFSSDVAWKSAIAIGAGSMIGGYGGALLLKRVPATALKIGVVVIGIALTVALFIRG from the coding sequence ATGCGACCCCGCGCCGTGCTCTACGTCCTTCTCTTCCTCGCCGGCATCTGGGCGGGCGCGCAGAACGCGCTGGCGGGCGGCGGCTCGTTCATCACGCTGCCGGCGCTGATCGCCAGCGGGCTCGACCCGCGCGCCGCGAACATCACCTCGACGCTGGCGCTGTTCCCGGGGCAGGTGACGACCGGCTGGGCGGGCCGCTCGCTGGTCGCCGGGGCGGAGCGGCTGAGCTTCCGCACGCTGGCGATCATCAGCCTGCTCGGCGGGATCGCCGGGGCGTTCCTGCTGCTGCAGACCCCGTCCAAGGTATTCGCGGCGATGGTGCCGTGGCTGGTGCTGGCCGCGACCGCGCTGTTCGCGTGGAGCAGCTTCGGCCCCAAGCCCAAGGTCGCGCGCGACCCGCCACCGGCGTGGGTGTCGGGGCTGATCCAGTCGGTGATCGCGGTCTATGGCGGCTTCTTCGGCGGTGGCGCGGGGATCATGACGCTGGCGGCACTGACGCTGGCGCGCATGCCGGTGCGGAACGCCGCGGGGACCAAGAACGTGCTGGTCGGGCTGGCGAACATCTCGGCGGCGGTGATCTTTGCGTTCTCCAGCGACGTCGCCTGGAAGTCGGCCATCGCGATCGGGGCGGGGTCGATGATCGGCGGCTACGGCGGCGCACTGCTGCTCAAGCGGGTGCCGGCGACCGCGCTCAAGATCGGGGTCGTCGTAATCGGCATCGCGCTGACCGTGGCGCTGTTCATCCGGGGCTAA